One genomic segment of Pseudomonadota bacterium includes these proteins:
- a CDS encoding RES family NAD+ phosphorylase produces the protein MSDDDLDVEDLKKNWICVDCVGEDFLRAEIERLGTNEACSYCDSEEKTISLEDFSDYIDTAFEQHYHRTSPDPEDGIDWLMAKEGNWERAGERSTDAIGNAARIDEDPAEHVRQILSDRHYDHHEAKTGAEGEFDEDAHYEEGPVQDYELQAEWQHFQKSLQTESRLFNSAAAATLDSVFEKVEEHKTHDGRSAIVDAGPGKPISALYRARVFQSGEKLEDALKRPDRDLGPPPPKFAMAGRMNARGIAVFYGATDSDVALAETRPPVGSKVAVARFEITRPLRLLDIEVLREIFVEGSIFDSSFLGRLEKAKFLRTVSHRITAPVMPDDELFDYLVTQAIADYLAGRSDLAIDGIIYPSVQDGGNKKNIVLLHKAARVENLDLPAGTEISSFLHHYDEDGESPDYSVHEEVPPAKKEPEKHDRVSDFIEALTRHPGMPRDDDTRPTTLKIDLDSIEVNHIQNVSYGKKQFGVRRHRSEKREPTFARMPTDAERDELLKDL, from the coding sequence GTGAGCGACGACGACCTTGATGTTGAAGATTTAAAGAAGAACTGGATTTGCGTCGATTGCGTCGGCGAGGATTTTCTGCGCGCTGAAATCGAACGCCTCGGCACGAACGAAGCTTGCTCGTACTGCGACAGCGAGGAGAAGACGATCTCGCTGGAAGACTTCTCGGACTACATCGATACCGCGTTCGAGCAGCACTACCACCGCACGTCGCCCGATCCCGAAGATGGAATCGACTGGCTCATGGCGAAGGAGGGCAATTGGGAGCGCGCAGGCGAGCGTTCGACCGACGCCATAGGCAATGCAGCCCGGATCGACGAAGACCCCGCTGAGCATGTGCGACAGATTCTCTCCGACCGGCACTACGATCACCATGAGGCGAAGACCGGGGCGGAGGGTGAGTTTGACGAGGACGCCCACTACGAGGAAGGGCCCGTCCAGGATTACGAGCTGCAAGCGGAATGGCAGCACTTTCAAAAAAGCCTGCAGACGGAGTCGCGCCTGTTTAACAGCGCGGCGGCGGCGACGCTGGATTCGGTGTTTGAGAAGGTCGAAGAGCACAAGACGCACGACGGGCGCTCGGCGATTGTTGATGCGGGGCCGGGCAAGCCGATTAGCGCCTTGTACCGGGCGCGGGTTTTTCAGTCTGGTGAGAAGCTCGAGGACGCGCTCAAGCGGCCGGACCGCGATTTGGGGCCGCCGCCACCCAAGTTCGCGATGGCGGGAAGGATGAACGCGCGTGGAATCGCCGTGTTCTATGGCGCGACTGACTCTGATGTCGCGCTCGCCGAGACGAGGCCCCCGGTCGGGAGCAAGGTGGCTGTCGCGAGATTTGAGATTACGCGCCCGCTCCGGCTCCTTGATATCGAAGTACTGCGCGAAATTTTTGTCGAAGGCAGCATCTTCGATAGCAGCTTTCTGGGTCGGCTGGAGAAAGCCAAATTCCTTCGCACGGTGAGTCACCGAATTACTGCACCAGTTATGCCGGATGATGAGCTGTTCGACTATCTCGTTACACAGGCGATAGCCGACTATCTAGCGGGCCGCAGTGACCTCGCGATTGACGGCATCATCTATCCATCGGTTCAAGATGGCGGCAACAAAAAGAACATCGTTCTGCTTCACAAGGCGGCGCGGGTCGAGAATCTCGATCTTCCCGCTGGAACTGAAATCAGTTCCTTCCTGCATCACTACGATGAGGACGGCGAGTCTCCGGACTACTCGGTGCACGAGGAAGTGCCGCCCGCGAAGAAGGAGCCGGAGAAACATGATCGCGTTTCCGACTTCATCGAGGCGCTAACTCGCCATCCTGGAATGCCGCGCGATGACGATACGCGACCGACGACCCTCAAGATCGATCTCGACTCAATCGAGGTGAATCACATCCAGAATGTAAGCTACGGCAAGAAGCAATTCGGCGTTCGCCGTCATCGCAGCGAAAAGCGCGAACCGACTTTCGCGCGGATGCCGACCGATGCCGAGCGCGATGAGTTACTGAAAGACCTGTAG